Proteins co-encoded in one Malus domestica chromosome 09, GDT2T_hap1 genomic window:
- the LOC139188287 gene encoding uncharacterized protein isoform X1 → MPPRRERRESRRTSEPNFPDITQLGEAMAQALQNVIRPPPPPRTPLETMYNLKLDRFMGNESHEGAEKWLDHIEKTFQVMQSQGNLPANRWVETTTWFLGREPAAWWINQARYMSPETAADWKVFKEHFMKRFVPPEYIDRKKQEFTRLKQRNMSAHEYYRKFTDLSRYDTDTAGNQGEMLRRFKLGSKKKWRTFANALPCADYHEYFEILVRMEDSDNLPDSEDDEDKNEGQKKNDKGKGISIPGPRQTQSFKKSGASSSSSSGGYSFTGPRRGGGRFSGGPRFQGQRDAGGSGAPWCRRCNSRHHGECRRGSGACFTCGQMGHRASQCPQGQQRPQQTNMPPPAPVQQSFGPGGYGQPNRGGAYHYQGDAAPYASGPYQYSQEPYPQAGYSQDFGGYSSYSSMPTGGSQWHQGGQPRQGEIATGGAGSSRQPSQPGQGRNPQGRGNQGNRGRGGRQQAQGRVNHMSLQEAQNHPDLIMVVSHIGETYPEDDRIQGRHGGYDPSTYQF, encoded by the exons atgccgcctcgtagagagcgtaGAGAGTCCCGCCGTACTTCTGAACCTAATTTCCCGGATATTACTCAGTTAGGGGAAGCGATGGCCCAGGCTTTACAGAATGTGATtcgtcctccccctcctccgaGGACACCTCTGGAGACCATGTACAACTTGAAGTTAGATCGGTTTATGGGTAATGAAAGTCATGAGGGGGCAGAGAAATGGCTTGATCATATTGAGAAAACTTtccaggtgatgcagagtcaggggaatctcCCTGCTAATAGGTGGGTGGAGACCACCACTTGGTTTTTGGGTCGTGAACCAGCAGCATGGTGGATAAATCAGGCTAGGTACATGTCACCTGAGACGGCAGCCGACTGGAAAGTATTCAAGGAGCATTTTATGAAGAGATTcgttcctcctgagtatattgACCGTAAGAAGCAGGAATTCACCAGGTTGAAACAGAGAAATATGTCGGCACatgaatattatagaaagtttactgatttgtctcgttatgacactgatacagctggtaatcagggaGAGATGCTTCGACGTTTCAAGTTGGGATCTAAGAAGAAGTGGCGTACCTTTGCCAATGCACTCCCCTGCGCTGATTAtcatgagtatttcgagattcTGGTTAGGATGGAGGACTCTGATAATCTTCCTGACAGTGAGGATGATGAGGACAAGAATGAGGGTCAAAAGAAGAATGACAAAGGTAAGGGTATTTCTATTCCTGGACCTCGACAGACTCAGAGTTTTAAGAAGAGTGGAgcgagttcgagttcttctagtGGGGGATATAGTTTTACTGGCCCGAGGAGAGGTGGTGGAAGATTTTCTGGTGGACCCAGATTTCAGGGTCAGAGGGATGCTGGTGGATCTGGCGCTCCATGGTGCCGCCGTTGTAACTCCCGTCACCATGGTGAGTGTAGGAGAGGTTCTGGTGCTTGTTTTACGTGTGGGCAGATGGGACATCGGGCTTCTCAGTGCCCCCAGGGTCAGCAGAGACCGCAGCAGACTAATATGCCACCTCCAGCACCAGTTCAGCAGAGTTTTGGACCGGGTGGTTATGGCCAGCCGAatcgtggtggtgcttaccactatcagggGGATGCGGCTCCGTATGCTTCCGGACCTTATCAGTATTCTCAGGAGCCTTATCCTCAGGCAGGGTATTCGCAGGATTTTGGAGGTTATTCTTCTTATTCCTCTATGCCAACTGGTGGATCGCAGTGGCATCAGGGAGGTCAGCCCCGTCAGGGGGAAATTGCTACTGGTGGTGCAGGATCATCCAGGCAGCCTAGTCAGCCAGGCCAGGGACGTAATCCTCAGGGACGAGGTAATCAGGGCAATAGAGGCCGAGGTGGACGTCAGCAAGCTCAGGGGCGAGTTAATCATATGTCCCTGCAGGaggctcagaaccatccagacttgataatgg ttgt
- the LOC139188287 gene encoding uncharacterized protein isoform X2: MPPRRERRESRRTSEPNFPDITQLGEAMAQALQNVIRPPPPPRTPLETMYNLKLDRFMGNESHEGAEKWLDHIEKTFQVMQSQGNLPANRWVETTTWFLGREPAAWWINQARYMSPETAADWKVFKEHFMKRFVPPEYIDRKKQEFTRLKQRNMSAHEYYRKFTDLSRYDTDTAGNQGEMLRRFKLGSKKKWRTFANALPCADYHEYFEILVRMEDSDNLPDSEDDEDKNEGQKKNDKGKGISIPGPRQTQSFKKSGASSSSSSGGYSFTGPRRGGGRFSGGPRFQGQRDAGGSGAPWCRRCNSRHHGECRRGSGACFTCGQMGHRASQCPQGQQRPQQTNMPPPAPVQQSFGPGGYGQPNRGGAYHYQGDAAPYASGPYQYSQEPYPQAGYSQDFGGYSSYSSMPTGGSQWHQGGQPRQGEIATGGAGSSRQPSQPGQGRNPQGRGNQGNRGRGGRQQAQGRVNHMSLQEAQNHPDLIMGETYPEDDRIQGRHGGYDPSTYQF, from the coding sequence atgccgcctcgtagagagcgtaGAGAGTCCCGCCGTACTTCTGAACCTAATTTCCCGGATATTACTCAGTTAGGGGAAGCGATGGCCCAGGCTTTACAGAATGTGATtcgtcctccccctcctccgaGGACACCTCTGGAGACCATGTACAACTTGAAGTTAGATCGGTTTATGGGTAATGAAAGTCATGAGGGGGCAGAGAAATGGCTTGATCATATTGAGAAAACTTtccaggtgatgcagagtcaggggaatctcCCTGCTAATAGGTGGGTGGAGACCACCACTTGGTTTTTGGGTCGTGAACCAGCAGCATGGTGGATAAATCAGGCTAGGTACATGTCACCTGAGACGGCAGCCGACTGGAAAGTATTCAAGGAGCATTTTATGAAGAGATTcgttcctcctgagtatattgACCGTAAGAAGCAGGAATTCACCAGGTTGAAACAGAGAAATATGTCGGCACatgaatattatagaaagtttactgatttgtctcgttatgacactgatacagctggtaatcagggaGAGATGCTTCGACGTTTCAAGTTGGGATCTAAGAAGAAGTGGCGTACCTTTGCCAATGCACTCCCCTGCGCTGATTAtcatgagtatttcgagattcTGGTTAGGATGGAGGACTCTGATAATCTTCCTGACAGTGAGGATGATGAGGACAAGAATGAGGGTCAAAAGAAGAATGACAAAGGTAAGGGTATTTCTATTCCTGGACCTCGACAGACTCAGAGTTTTAAGAAGAGTGGAgcgagttcgagttcttctagtGGGGGATATAGTTTTACTGGCCCGAGGAGAGGTGGTGGAAGATTTTCTGGTGGACCCAGATTTCAGGGTCAGAGGGATGCTGGTGGATCTGGCGCTCCATGGTGCCGCCGTTGTAACTCCCGTCACCATGGTGAGTGTAGGAGAGGTTCTGGTGCTTGTTTTACGTGTGGGCAGATGGGACATCGGGCTTCTCAGTGCCCCCAGGGTCAGCAGAGACCGCAGCAGACTAATATGCCACCTCCAGCACCAGTTCAGCAGAGTTTTGGACCGGGTGGTTATGGCCAGCCGAatcgtggtggtgcttaccactatcagggGGATGCGGCTCCGTATGCTTCCGGACCTTATCAGTATTCTCAGGAGCCTTATCCTCAGGCAGGGTATTCGCAGGATTTTGGAGGTTATTCTTCTTATTCCTCTATGCCAACTGGTGGATCGCAGTGGCATCAGGGAGGTCAGCCCCGTCAGGGGGAAATTGCTACTGGTGGTGCAGGATCATCCAGGCAGCCTAGTCAGCCAGGCCAGGGACGTAATCCTCAGGGACGAGGTAATCAGGGCAATAGAGGCCGAGGTGGACGTCAGCAAGCTCAGGGGCGAGTTAATCATATGTCCCTGCAGGaggctcagaaccatccagacttgataatgg